The DNA sequence TAGGCTGACATAAGGCAATGCCTTTATTTTGTTGCATAAGGGAAAGCATATCTTGTAGCCAGTACGCTGTAACAAGTACATCATTATTCAACAGCAGATAATAGGTTGTATGGATTTGTTTTAGTGCTAGATTATAACCTTTTGCAACACCATAATTTGTATTATGAACAATACAGGATACTTCGGGGAATTGGCGTTGTACATATGCTACAGAACCATCCGTAGAGGCATTATCTACCAATATTACTTTATAGCCATCACTATACTGTAGTAATGTGGGTAAATATTGCTTTAGCAGAGAAAGTCCATTATAATTCAAGACCACAATAGCCAAGCTTGGTGGTGTCTTATGGTTAGACATGGTAGATAAAGGTTTGAGCTTACTAACTAAGGATGTGTATGCTTTCTACCTACGACTCTAGAGCGTTTTTGTGTATGATTTCTTGGGTTTTTGCATCTACCTCTCGTAACGCTAAGTTTACAGCACCCACTATAAGGTCTTGTAACATTATTTGGTCTTTTTTATTTAGGAGCATTTCATCTACTGAAATAGAAACCAATTGCTTATCACCACCTACTGTCGCTTTTACCAATCCGGCACCAGTCTCCTGAGTTACTTGAATTTGATGGATCTGATCTTGCATTTTTTCCATTTTTTCCTGAAAACGATCCATTTGTCCGAATAGTTTTGTTATATCCATAAGAAATATTTATGTAAAGGTTAATTATTAATATATAACAAGAGCCTGAAAGTATAATCTTCAATATATGAAAATCAGCGCGTATAATTATACAAAGACTGTTTTTTACTACTACAGGACGTTTTCACTTCTATTTAAAAAACTGTGTATATACTAGGCTATAAAATAGCCAAATATCGATTTTTTATTGATTATAAAATTATTAAATACAATCATATCTAAAAAATCAAGTATTATTACCTATTGTATAAATACATATCAGAGAGTATATGTATACCTTGAGGATTTTTGCTCATGGTATATTCAGCAAGAGCTATTCGATATCAACTGTATAGGGGAGAATAGCTTGAATACCTTTACGTTTAGGTATAGCTTGCATCTGCTTTACCATTGGATATTCTTCATACAAACTAGACAATAAATCTATTTTTACGTTACTATTCGCATATTGTAACAATTGTTCAAGTTTTGTTTTGGGATAAGGGAAATAGTCAATACCATAGGTACCTGTCAAATTTGCTAATTCGGCAGCTTTCGCAATAGCCGCTTCTATTCCTCCTAGTTCATCTACTAATTTATTTTTTTGTGCTGCTATTCCTGAATATATTTTCCCAGAAGCTAATGATGTTACTTGTTCTTTAGAGAGCCCACGTCCTTGAGCGACTTTTTGTAAAAAATCGTCATAGCTCGATTGTAGTATTTTATAGATTAAGTTTTTTTCTTGTTGAGAACAAGAAGTTCTAGGATTTAAAAAATCTGCAGAAGGAGCCGTTTTAACAACATCCCGCTGAATACCTATCCCTTCCATTAATTTTGTTGCATCGAATAATATAGCAAAAATTCCAATTGACCCTGTAAGTGTTGTGGGTTGTGCAAAAATATAATTACAAGGTGTAGCAATATAATATCCACCAGAAGCAACCACACTAGACATAGAAGCCACTACTGGTTTAACTTTTTTAAGCTCTTCTATTGATTTCCAGATGATATCCGAAGCTAGTACACTTCCTCCTGGTGAGTTGATTCTTAGTACTACTGCCTTTATGGTTGGATCTTTTTTAACCTTTGCGATGGTCTTTACAAAATCACTAGAACCAACCAATCCTGAACTACTTACCCCATCAACAATCTCTCCTTCAGCCACTACAACAGCTATATTATTAGGAGAATCTAACTGTTTATGTGGGCGAAGATACTTTTTATAGCTAATAAGATACCTATCATTTAGCTCATTATCTGATTTATGGAACTGTTTTGCAAGCAACTTTTTCGCTTCTGTTTCGTAGGCTATTTTGGTAATCATATTTTTTCCCAGTGCATCCGTAGGTAGTACCACAGAAAGATTATCCGCAAATTTTTTGAGTTCACATACCTTGATATTTCTTTCTAAACTAATGTTTTTTAAAAAATGTGTATAAATTGATGTGAGATAATCTCTTGTTTGTTGTTTACTTTCCTCACTCATTTTGTTTAAACAAAATGGCTCTACAGCACTCTTATAATCTCCGATACGGAATATTATTGGGTTGACATAGATATTTTGAAAAAATTTAGTGTAGAAACTAATAGTAGCAGAAAGTCCTTGAAACTCTAAGCCACCACTAGGATTTAATATAATCTCATCAGCTACAGAGGCTAAATAATAAGATTTTTGACTGTAAGCATCCCCATAGGCAATAATAGTTTTCCCCTGTTTTTTAAACGATAATAGCGCGTCTCTAATTTCCTCCAGGGCAGCCCAACCCGCATAACAATAAGATGATTTTAGATAAATGGCTTTGATGTTATTGTCATTTGCTGCTTTATGAATAGCTCCTTTTACTAGGGAAAGGTCAATCTTATCAGCATTAGAACCCAATAAAGATTCTTGGGTGAATTCAGCTATGCGTCCTTCCATATTTAACGCTAAAATCGAATTTTCTTTTACTTCATGCTTCGCACTTTTATTAGATACCAACTGAGCCAATCCCCAAATAGTTACGATAAATAAGAATAGTAAGGAAAGAAAGAATCCTACTGAAACGGCTAATACTTGCTTAATAAAATGGCTTGTTTTCATGTTAGCGAAAAAATAAAAAATATAATATATGATATGTTAAAAACAGATATGATGGATAAAAGAAGCAAACAAACCGAAATACAATTGATCTTCTTCTGCTTTGGTTAAAAATAATTATCTAAAAAATAGCATTCCACCTTTTACGTGGGCCTGCGCGGACTTGAACCGCGGACCTCTACATTATCAGTGTAGCGCTCTAACCAGCTGAGCTACAGGCCCCTTAACTTTCTTGTAAAGAAATACTTATTTCTATCTTTTCTAGTAGCAAGCACAACTACATTGTATTCCCTACTATAAAAGGAACATCAATCCCCACACCAGTGAGCAATGGTGCAATATAATGTATTATACAGACATAAAAAAATAGCAGGTTCCGTTATTGAAATTTTTATTGGTTATTTAGACAACACCAAGATCATCTGTATGGTCATATTATGGAATTAAAATTAAGTTCTGATGCTTATATTTACTTTGCCTTGCTAATAAAAGCTGATGTTGTAGTTATTTATCTAATTTTTTATCAGATAAAATTATTTAAATAAAATTTGTTTAATTTTCATATTAAAGCATGGTTGAGAAATTAAAAATTATTAAAGAAAGATTCCAAGAAGTAGAGGCCTCTATTGCGCAACCAGATAGTATTAATGACATTAAGGCCTATTCTGTACTGAATAAAGAATACAAAAAACTCGCCAAAATTGTTTCCTTGTATGACAGCTATGAACTTACGTTAAACCATATAAAAGAGGCAAAGGAGGTATTAAACAATGAAAAAGAGGAAGAATTTCGTGAACTGGCAAAACAAGAACTGGCTGTTGCGTTAGAAAAGAAGGACGAAATGGAAGAAGCTTTGCGTAATGCATTGATTCCCAATGATCCAAATGATAGCAAAAACATTATTTTGGAAATTAGGGCTGGTATTGGTGGAGATGAAGCAGCTATTTTTACTGGAGATCTTTTTAGAATGTATAAGAGGTTTGCAGAAAAAATGAAATGGGATTTTGCAGTTGTAGATATTTTAGAAGGAACATCCGGAGGATATAAAGAAATCATTTGTACCATTACTGGAGAAGATGTCTATGGTCTTATGAAGTATGAATCTGGTGTACATCGTGTACAACGGGTTCCTGCCACTGAAACACAGGGACGTATACACACTTCAGCTGCTAGTGTTGCTGTGTTACTAGAAGCAGAGGATGTAGAAGTGAAATTAGACGTAAATAACGATATACGCAAGGATACCTTTTGTTCGTCAGGACCAGGTGGACAGTCTGTAAATACTACCTATTCAGCCATACGCTTAACACATATTCCTACAGGATTGGTTGTTTCTTGTCAAGATGAGAAATCCCAGATCAAAAACTACGAAAAGGCCTTAAAAGTGTTGCGTTCTCGGCTCTATGATATAGAGCTAAAAAAGCAGCAAGAGGCTATTGGAATGGAGCGTAAATCTATGGTTAAGAGTGGAAATAGGGGGGATAAGATTAGAACATATAACTTTCCTCAGGGACGTGCAACAGATCATCGTATTGGATATACTGCACATAACCTAAATGCTATATTAGATGGTGAAATATTGGGCATGATTGAAGCGCTACGTGTTGCAGACAATGCACAAAAATTACAAGCTGGAGAGATATTAGATGGTCAGTCTTAAAAATATCGGTGGTAGTTAACATATTTTGTTTTTATTGAATAAATGAGTAAATTTGTATTCTATGTTTCGTACATATAGTGTTGAGTAACTACTTACTGTTGATCTCGTAGCTCAGCTGGTAGAGCATCTCCCTTTTAAGGAGAGGGTCCTGGGTTCGAATCCCAGCGGGATCACGTTTCTCTTTGTATGTGTTTACTTATTGGGGGGAAAGCTTACTGAACATAGTTCCTCCTGCCATCTCTCTAATAAATATTTTCCCCGCCAAATACATTACAGAAAACGATGCGGAATACCTCACCATAAATGCATCAAAAATATGCAAACAAGCCGAAATTATAATATTCATTTACAATAAAAAATAAAAGATTGGGGTTGAAAAGCCTATCATCATGTAATCATGCCACTACCCAATAAAAAGTCAAAGTGTTGTAAAATTGTTATTTTTTCATTACAATGAAGTTATGGAGGACAAAAAAGTGGAAGTCTAGTCATCTTACTTTAAAGGGATTAAAAGGGAATCCTATGGTTCTTAATAATGATCTTTTTGGTTATGGAAATAACCTGTAACGAATAAGATCTAAAAAAACAAAAAGCGAGTTATATGATTAAGGCTACTTTAGTTTAATAGAGTTAGGCTGATTTTAAGTATTTAAAATTATAATAGGAATTTTAAGTGGTAGGAATTTAAGTGAAAGCAACTTCGCTAAAGTTCATTTTTTTAATCTTTCTAGTAATTGAGCATACTGATCACACACCTTAATGCTATTGATGGAAGCAGTCTTAGTACACACTCCTTATGTTTTAAAAAGTACATAGAAAAGCGAAAATGTAATAACTGGTTGTTAATAAATGCTTAGCAATCGTATTATATTGCTAATATTTAAAAATGGGATCGGTATAGTAATTAGTAAGTAGCATAATATGATGCCTTGTGTATTACTTGGCCGATACAAACTCCTATAATTAGGAGCTATTAGCGCTCTATATGTACAGAACGCTTAGAAATACCTTTTATGCTTTTTTAGAAAGAGAGACCTTCCTTAAGTACACATAAGATGTGTACATTCTTTGTTTTTATCTGTAACTGTACTGTTGACTTTTTTTTAATCTAAATACAAATTTATGTGTATGCTCAAACAAATGCTAGTATGTTTGCTCGTTTCATTGATATCTACAGCAGAATCTTGTTCATCTTCGCATAAACCCAATAAGACAGGGAAGACATTTGTACCCAATCCTGATACAACCAATGTAAAAATGCAAGAAAAAAGAAAAGATGATACTGAGAAGCCTTTAAAATCGGAAAATGGGGAATCTGAAAACAAAGAACCTTTTAATGCTAAAGAATCAACTTATACCACACCTGTATCTGATAATCGTATTCAAGGTGATATGGTAAGTAATGGTGAAGCTACTAAAGGCACTGAATTTAACAATACGGATCGTCCTGATAAAAATACCAAAGAAATTGATAATAATGGTAATGATCATGCTAGTGGAGCAAATCGTGGTAGTCCAAAGAATTCTCATCATAGCCTGTCTTTTAGAAGAGCAAATACTGCTCCTAATGGAATTACCACATCCAAAGAAGGTCTCCAATTTACAAGAGCACAATCTGAGGGTAATCTAAATAGCGATAGCATTGATTATGATTGTAACTTTGAAGGAACTGATAATCAGAGTGAATATAGGGGGCAAAATGGCAGTTCGCCAAGAACTAGAAAAAAGGGGAACGTATTTAAACGGGCTTGGGAGCAGACTAAAAAATTGTTTTAACAATAGCTAGCTTAAAACCAGCTAAAATGTAGAGCTGATTTTTAGTTGACTATATTTATATACAATAACTGATTATCAAAATAAAAAAATAAACATTGCTAAGCCAATTATAATTATAACTTTTAAATTTAAAATAAATTATGCGTATTCTTAAACAAATCCTAGTATGCTTGTCCGTTTCATTGATATCTACAGCAGAATATAGTTGTTCATCATCCCATAGACCAGCAATGAAACCTGATTCCGAAAATATACCTAAAACGCAACAAAAACTGGCACCTAGTTCTAATGCAAACAATCTAGAAGCACAAGGCAATACAGAAAAAAAAGAAGAGGAGCAAGATGGCACCATAGAATCTTCTAAAAACAAAGCGTCTGCTGGTATTGAAAAAGGACCAAAGACTGCTGTAACTAAGGATAGTGATCAAAATACCAGTCAAGGTAGTAAAGCGGAAGGTAAAAGTAAAGATGTAGACCAAGGTAGTAAGACTAAAGATAGTACTACTGAAGGTGATGATGAAACTGGTGGAGAAGATCAAGTTCCAACTAAGAATGGTTTAGAAAAGAATCATGCCAAGAAAACAGATAGTGCTAGTCTTAACCAAACTGGGAACTCGAACTCAACTCTTTATCCAAAGACTAAAGATATTCCTCCTAAAAGAGAAATCAATGATGATCCTAGTATACAAGATCAAGCTCCTATGAATCATGGTTCAGAAAACCATCATGCTAAGGAAAAAAATAGTGACAATTCGGAGTCTAGTTTCCAACAGCATCCTGACCAACAGCATCCTGACCAAATTGAGGAAACAGTTAGTCTTGAATCTGGTAGTCTTGAGTCTGGTAGTGATGAAACTGTTAAAAAAAATAAAGTTTCAATAGGACAGAGGATGAACAATGCTGGTAGACAACTTGGAAAAAAAGGCCAGGAAGTGTTACAAAAGACTGATAATGGTGTTCATAGCGTTGGAACAGTGCTAGGGGCAGTTGTTAGTGCTCCTTGGAATGCTGCAAAACCATACCTTACTGATAAGAAACCTCCTAAAATATAGACCTATTGCGTAAGTCGGCCTGGCAAAAATGCAAGTTTCTATATATTAAGACTTGAATATAAACGACCTAAATAAAGACAAAATAGCATATTCAGGACTTTCGCACAATAGATAATAGTGCTTATCTTTTTAGATATGGACATGTGTTATAATATTGATAATCAATAAATTTAACACCTTGCTGTTTTATAGCCTAGTCTATATACAGTGTTTTCAACTAAAAGTGCGAAAGTCCTGATATATTTTAAAACACACACAAAATTTGTTTTTATTACATAAATTTCCTATCATGCGTTGTGTTTGCGACACCAAGCATTTTGTCTTCCCCATATTAAACTAATCTGTTCGGTAAAGGGATGCAAAATACACCTTTGTGTCCCTTACATCTTCCTTATTAAGGATAGGAAATTTGTATTTTATAGCATTAAGAATTCATACAGTGTGTGTCTATAACAGACGTTTGTGTCTATACGGCTATTTCATATTTAAAATAATATGTATAGCAATATCGTTATTTATAACTTCTTGTAGTAAGTTAAATCATAATTATCATGCTAAATCTGAGCATCATGAGATACTTTCTGATGGAGTAGATTCTTCTAGGCCTTTAGACCCTATTCATGCTCAAGGAGACAATGTCCATCCATTTGTTAAACCAGAGCCAGCATGGGAGCAATTGATAAAAAAACTAGGTGGATCCTTAGAGTATTATTTTCAATCAGGCAATTTAAAACCTGAACTATCGTTACATTATGCTGCTTGGTCTGGAAATCGGATTGTTTTGAAGCGTCTTTGTGAGGAACATCCTGAATATGTAAACAAAAAAATTGAAAAATTGGGAGGTATTACCCCTCTTCATCTAGCTGTTTATAAAAAACAAGAATCTTGTATAGATTTACTTATTTCTCATAATGCATCTATAGATGCCTTCATAGAACCATATGAAATACAACCGATCCATATTGCAGCTAGTCGTGGTTATTTGTCTATAATACAAACCTTATTAAGGGAGGGCTCTTCTATAAGTATGACCGATGTAGAAGGTAAAACACCATTGCATTGGTCCGCAATAAATGGTCACACGAGTTGTATAAGAGCGTTGTTAAGACAAGGTAGTGATCCCAATGATCAAGATAATTTTAATGATACCTCTTTATGTTTGGCTTTTCGTTATGGTCATGCGCAGGCTATAAAATTATTAGTTGAATCCGGAGGTAATGTGTCCTGCATCCATTGTATGGATGGCAGTCCGGACAAACTTCTTCGATGGTCCATTATAAACAAGCATGCGCATTGTATAGAATCCATACTGAATAGGCACAGTATTCCTGTTGATATACATAGAAAAGATTAGAGGTATATCTTTACTGGACTTAGCACTTCAGACAGATCATATTACCTGTTTAAGGGCGTTGTTTATAAGATCAGGAGATCCATCTTATTATGTAGATAGTAATAACAATACAGCTCTCCATTTGGCCACAGATAATGGTCATATATCCATCGTAAAAGAGCTGCTATCTGCTGGAGAAGTTTATGTGAATGCTAAAAATAATGTTGGCATAACACCATTGCATCTAGCAGCTACAAAAGGTCATTTAGAAATAGTAAAAATACTTTTAAATGCACATGGCATTGATGCAAATATTAAAGATTACACGGGTAATACTGCTCTTGATTATGCCATAATAGATGAAAAATATCCAGATATTATTTCGGCACTATTATCCGTTTCTGGTATTCAGATTGGTTCAGATCATAGTAAAGGATTATTGCATTGGTCAATTAAAAATGGTCATGTTGAAATCGTACAATTTCTATTAAAAATACCTGGTATTAATGTAAATGAAAAAGATGAAAATGGTTTCACCCCTCTTCATTTTGCATCAGGAAACGGTCATTTAGATATAGTTAATCTGCTTATAGAGAAAGGAGCGAATGTAAACGAAAAAAATGAAAATGGAGATACTCCTCTTCATTGTGCATCAGTATTCGGTCACCTAGATGTAGTTAATCTGCTTATAGAGAAAGGAGCGAATGTAAACGAAAAAAATGAAGATGGTGATACTCCTCTTCATTTGGCATCACGATATGACCATAAATCTGTAGCTAGTTTACTTATAGAAGAAGGAGTGAATGTAAACGAAAAAAATGAAGATGGTCTCACTCCTTTTCATTGTGTATTAGGAAATAGTCACTTAGATATAGTTAATCTGCTTATAGAGAAAGGAGCGAATGTAAACGAAAAAAATGAAAATGGTTTCACCCCTCTTCATTTTGCATCAGGAAACGGTCATTTAGATATAGTTCATCTGCTTATAGAGAAAGGAGCGAATGTAAACGAAAAAAATGAAAATGAAGATACTCCTCTTCATTGTGCATCAGTAAAGGGTCACTTAGATATAGTTAATCTTCTTATAGAGAAAGGAGCGAAGCTAGATGTAAAAAACACCTCAGGAAAAACACCCTTAGATATAGCCAAAGAAAAAGGCTACCAGGAAATCATATCACTACTTACCAAGGAATGAAATATGACATGATACACTTCCCATGTAAATGCCTCATTAGCTGTTCTATGTATATTTTCAGAAAATCAAATTATTTTATGATATTTTAGACCTGATTACTTAAGTTGTTTTCTTTAATAATAGAGATTAGGTGGTGGTACAAATATATGATACTAAATTACTCAAACTAGATTTTATATTTTTGTTTTGATAATGAATATTGTATTGATTTTATTTGCATAAATAATTCTGTTTTTTGTCTTTGTTAAAGCCATTATTTACTACATCTATGTTAGTGAAGCATTCAGAATAGCTTTCTGTAATGTGTTTGCTTAAAAAAATTAACCACTTTTTATTAAACGACATAAAATACACTCAAGATCAAATACTTATTCCATCATATATTTGTACCACCACCCATTGCTGAAAAGGTGATTATTTTACAAATGTTTTTCATAGATAAAATGTGTTAACCACCACCAAAAATTACTTATGTTAACGAATACGTTTACTAGGTTTTTCTTGCTTTGCCTTTTCTAAAAGCGCTTCTATTTTTTTGCGTTTTGCAGAACCTAGTTTTGGAAAGAAAGTATTACTTTTTGTTGTAATACCTTCCGGATTGGCTCCATGATTTAATAGCAACGCTACGATTTCTACATAATTACGACGTACTGCTTCTGCAAGTGGGGTACGTCCGTAACTGTTTTTGGGTTCTAATTTTATATCTTTTTGTCCTAATAGTATTTGTACCATGTCTGTAAGACCGCGCTCAACTGCTAGACAAAGTGAGGTCTCTCCTTTAAAATTCTCTTTTTCATTGACGTCAGTTCTCTTGTCGTTTAATAATAAACGTACTGCCTCTAGACTATTACGATCACCTCTGCATTCATAGCCGATTATGCCTGATTGTAGTGGAAGCCAGCCTTTTCTCACAGGTTGATTTACATCTATATCTTTGCGTGCTAAAAGGATCTTAAGAATAGGGACATCACCATTGTACATAGCTACATGGAGCGCACTGACCGGACCCTCTTCATAATAATCTGGTGTATTATCCAAATTGTTCACATTTGTTCCATATTCTAGCAATAGTTTTACCACATCCTCATCGTGTACCCGAGTTGCTGTAGTTAGAGGCGTATCTATACATAAAGGAGGAATAGCTATCAAAAGTTTACGTGGTACGTTAGGGTTCGCACCTTGATCCAATAAAAATTGAATAATTTCTAAGTATTTAGCTTTATTCTTTCCTTTAGCTATATTTCTATGGTAAATAGCGAGATATAAAATAGATTCTTGCATATAATCTATAGAATCACTATTTGCATCTTGCCATAGCCTTATTTCTGTATTTGCAATGCTTTTTTTATCATCTTTACTATTATAACAATCAAAAAATTCTTTTATTTGCCGCATATCTCCCATTTTAATGGCTTCAATGCCCTTTTTAGGAAGAGATATGGTTTGTTTTTTTTCTAATTGGGTATTCATAGATGTACTTTTAACACTTCTATTGTGTGCAATGCTTGTACATGTACTTATACCAGTGGTAATCCATATCATGGCTGAAAAGGTGATTGTTTTGCAAATGTGTTTCATAAATAAAGTACGTTAAATATTCTGAATATAGGCCTGTTGCGTAAGTACTAGGCCCACTGAAGTGGGCTAAAATTCACTTAAAAGCCATCCACCATGTACGAAAAACTGTGTTTTTATGCTATCTACTTACGAAACAGGTCTTTAAGATGATTCGTTTTAATAACTAGTCTGAATTGGACAAAATCTGGGCGGTTGTCCATGCAGACATTGCTATAGAAAACGAAGTGACCAAAAAATGTGCACCTACCATTCCTATTCGGTATGGTTGCTTGTTATCAGATTTAGCATAAGCATAGAAATACTTTCCTAATCGCACTGCAAAAGCCGAAATTTGATCAGCTGTTGCACACCAAGTAGAAACTATTTTAGGATGATAATTAGGTGTATCAGGAGAAACACTGGTAATAATAATGGCAGCAGTTCCATTCAAAAAAGCAGTCCATATACTGCTAGTCAGAGGCTTCGTCTTGTGACGTAAGATATGTACTCCAACTGTCATTAAGCTGATGCCTGCATTAGACCAGGTGGTTAATAAATCTGCACGCTGAAAACCCTGTTGCAACT is a window from the Cardinium endosymbiont of Culicoides punctatus genome containing:
- the sppA gene encoding signal peptide peptidase SppA — translated: MKTSHFIKQVLAVSVGFFLSLLFLFIVTIWGLAQLVSNKSAKHEVKENSILALNMEGRIAEFTQESLLGSNADKIDLSLVKGAIHKAANDNNIKAIYLKSSYCYAGWAALEEIRDALLSFKKQGKTIIAYGDAYSQKSYYLASVADEIILNPSGGLEFQGLSATISFYTKFFQNIYVNPIIFRIGDYKSAVEPFCLNKMSEESKQQTRDYLTSIYTHFLKNISLERNIKVCELKKFADNLSVVLPTDALGKNMITKIAYETEAKKLLAKQFHKSDNELNDRYLISYKKYLRPHKQLDSPNNIAVVVAEGEIVDGVSSSGLVGSSDFVKTIAKVKKDPTIKAVVLRINSPGGSVLASDIIWKSIEELKKVKPVVASMSSVVASGGYYIATPCNYIFAQPTTLTGSIGIFAILFDATKLMEGIGIQRDVVKTAPSADFLNPRTSCSQQEKNLIYKILQSSYDDFLQKVAQGRGLSKEQVTSLASGKIYSGIAAQKNKLVDELGGIEAAIAKAAELANLTGTYGIDYFPYPKTKLEQLLQYANSNVKIDLLSSLYEEYPMVKQMQAIPKRKGIQAILPYTVDIE
- a CDS encoding ankyrin repeat domain-containing protein; this encodes MIYIEKIRGISLLDLALQTDHITCLRALFIRSGDPSYYVDSNNNTALHLATDNGHISIVKELLSAGEVYVNAKNNVGITPLHLAATKGHLEIVKILLNAHGIDANIKDYTGNTALDYAIIDEKYPDIISALLSVSGIQIGSDHSKGLLHWSIKNGHVEIVQFLLKIPGINVNEKDENGFTPLHFASGNGHLDIVNLLIEKGANVNEKNENGDTPLHCASVFGHLDVVNLLIEKGANVNEKNEDGDTPLHLASRYDHKSVASLLIEEGVNVNEKNEDGLTPFHCVLGNSHLDIVNLLIEKGANVNEKNENGFTPLHFASGNGHLDIVHLLIEKGANVNEKNENEDTPLHCASVKGHLDIVNLLIEKGAKLDVKNTSGKTPLDIAKEKGYQEIISLLTKE
- a CDS encoding ankyrin repeat domain-containing protein yields the protein MKHICKTITFSAMIWITTGISTCTSIAHNRSVKSTSMNTQLEKKQTISLPKKGIEAIKMGDMRQIKEFFDCYNSKDDKKSIANTEIRLWQDANSDSIDYMQESILYLAIYHRNIAKGKNKAKYLEIIQFLLDQGANPNVPRKLLIAIPPLCIDTPLTTATRVHDEDVVKLLLEYGTNVNNLDNTPDYYEEGPVSALHVAMYNGDVPILKILLARKDIDVNQPVRKGWLPLQSGIIGYECRGDRNSLEAVRLLLNDKRTDVNEKENFKGETSLCLAVERGLTDMVQILLGQKDIKLEPKNSYGRTPLAEAVRRNYVEIVALLLNHGANPEGITTKSNTFFPKLGSAKRKKIEALLEKAKQEKPSKRIR
- a CDS encoding YbaB/EbfC family nucleoid-associated protein; translation: MDITKLFGQMDRFQEKMEKMQDQIHQIQVTQETGAGLVKATVGGDKQLVSISVDEMLLNKKDQIMLQDLIVGAVNLALREVDAKTQEIIHKNALES
- a CDS encoding ankyrin repeat domain-containing protein, whose product is MCLYGYFIFKIICIAISLFITSCSKLNHNYHAKSEHHEILSDGVDSSRPLDPIHAQGDNVHPFVKPEPAWEQLIKKLGGSLEYYFQSGNLKPELSLHYAAWSGNRIVLKRLCEEHPEYVNKKIEKLGGITPLHLAVYKKQESCIDLLISHNASIDAFIEPYEIQPIHIAASRGYLSIIQTLLREGSSISMTDVEGKTPLHWSAINGHTSCIRALLRQGSDPNDQDNFNDTSLCLAFRYGHAQAIKLLVESGGNVSCIHCMDGSPDKLLRWSIINKHAHCIESILNRHSIPVDIHRKD
- the prfA gene encoding peptide chain release factor 1, whose product is MVEKLKIIKERFQEVEASIAQPDSINDIKAYSVLNKEYKKLAKIVSLYDSYELTLNHIKEAKEVLNNEKEEEFRELAKQELAVALEKKDEMEEALRNALIPNDPNDSKNIILEIRAGIGGDEAAIFTGDLFRMYKRFAEKMKWDFAVVDILEGTSGGYKEIICTITGEDVYGLMKYESGVHRVQRVPATETQGRIHTSAASVAVLLEAEDVEVKLDVNNDIRKDTFCSSGPGGQSVNTTYSAIRLTHIPTGLVVSCQDEKSQIKNYEKALKVLRSRLYDIELKKQQEAIGMERKSMVKSGNRGDKIRTYNFPQGRATDHRIGYTAHNLNAILDGEILGMIEALRVADNAQKLQAGEILDGQS